ATAATCTGTTTGAGAGAAAAAGTTACACTTGACCCAATatcaaattttggaaaaaaatacttaatagtTAAATTGTAAGTTAAATCTGAgcataaaataacaaaacaaaacaaaaaaccagcagTGTTAGAAAAAAAACATGTTgagtgaataaaagaaagaaagttgaATAGGAAAGGTGGAATCAGATTATGGAGGGTCTCTGAAGACTGCAGGATGAGATAAAGGCCTATGTCACTTTACATGTTTCAATCCAGTGGACCTATCCATAAATTCTGTCCAGGTTAGCTCATAAAAGCTAGCcataaaaaaaatggaagtaacgTTTGTTAACGTCTCAGATACCTCCAGATTTGTTTTCAGCCGACTTGCATTTGCCTTTCCCCACCATTGCCTTCAAtaagaaactttttatttttgagttatagtcagtttacaatgttatgtcaatttctgatgtgtagcacaatttttcagtcatacatgaatatacatatattcatttgcatattctttttcaccatgagctactgcaagatcttgaacatatttccctatgctgtacagtataaatgtgtttatctattctatatatacctgtcagcatctacaaatCTTGGACTccagtctgtccctcccacccacctgctcctggcaaccacaagtttgtgttctatgtctatgaatctgtttctgttttatatttaagttcattgtcttctttcttagagtccacatatgagcgatctcatatggtatttttctttctctttctggcttacttcacttagaatgacattctccagggacatccatgttgctgcaaatggcattatgttgtcattttttgtggctgagtagtatctcattgtataaatataccacatcttgtttatccatcatctgtcgatggacatttaggttgtttccatgacttggctattgtaaatagtgctgctatggatattggggtgcaggtatatttttgaattaggattccttctggatatctgcccaggagtgggattgctgggtcatatggtaagtctatttttagtcttttgaggaatctccatactgttttccacaatgactgaaGTAAGAAACTGTTTGTCCACTCTATTTAATGCTAAAGAAATCTTCCAAGCCAGATTATCTCAAGTCCCCTCAGAGAGAGGAATGGGAAATACATGGCTCAGAAAATTAGGATCCACTGAAGGTATCTGAGCAAGTGGGTGATGTAAGGGAAGAAATAGGTAAGAGTAGAGAAATGGGCTGAGAGTTTGGAATCAGGGAATTCAGCTACTattagcagtaaaaaaaaaaaaaaagcatgatgtGATTATCAGTTTGATAAGTGCTGAGGcaatgagaatgaaaaggaaatggtGAATTTGAAAGGTATTTTAATAAATGACTCAGAGTTTGGACTTCACTTTTCAGCTTTCTACTCTCTTATCTATTTTGCCTTGCCCTCCTACATAATTCATAATTGTTGCTTTTTgcagagattttgttttaaaataacagctgaaagaacaaagcaaagaaaaaaattccaagggGAGAATAGTTTGTTCTCCTTATAAATtcaaccattttattttcatataggTCTCGATTCTCTCTTAAACAtacatactcaaaaaaaaaagttgtcttctACTTTGGTCTCATTTTCAAATCCCAGGTCAGTAATTtgaatcaattttattaaataaaaattctatttaatttacaACCCAAAAGGTAATAATTGGGCATACTACTGGGAGGAACTATACGTGCTTTAGTGCATAGAGTATAATCCTACATCAGCCAGATGAAAGTTTATGTTATTCTAAATGTATACAAGTTCCAGAACTAAGTAATGGGACTGCCTATTTAATAGGGGCCATATTTGTCCTCTGTTTGGATTTTTTccttatttgatttatttttttcccttatttgatttattttatgggTCTCTGACTCTGATGTTAAAGGTGTGAgctatatatattataaactttatatatatattacttaaaGGTGTAAGAAGGCTCAGGTATAACACACCCACTTGCTTGTTTTCTAGGACTAAACtcttttgttggtttttgtttttgcttttgcttttggtttttggtttttttaatgaaGCAGAGAATTCCTCAGTTTAATAGACCTTTGTCTTCTTTCTCGTAAACAGAACCCAGGATGGCTTCTCCTACTAAAGAAGGAAGTGATCCAGCTGACAGTGCtctcaaaattttagaaaatgggGCTCCGAACGACTGTAGTACAGATATAGAGCCTTCATTTGCTGATTCTATTATGATCTCTCAGGTGGAAAGCCACCCAGCGAGCAGGGAGCAGGACACACCAACCTGCCAGGGGCATGCTGTTCCTCAAGCAGCAGAAAACAATAAGCTTTCAGTTGAGAAGCTCCAAAAAGATTCTCAAAAAGAAGGTGTAAAAAGAGGGTCCCTTTTCATTCAGATTCCCACTCCTAGAAAATGGATCCTTCTCATGTCAGGATCAGGGAGAACTGCCTACCTGGGTATCCCACCAGTAAAAATTGATAAAAGCTACCCCTTAACTAAGGGAGCAAGACTCGGCTCAGGAGAAGTGGAGGTGGAAACGAGCGATTTCTGTCACCACGCTGTGAATTACAGAGTTTCTCTCCAGTTCTCCATTTCATGGAGAATCCCATTCATCAACAGCCATGAGATAAGAATGGCCCTCCGCCTGCTGTGTAGGAGACATTTCTGGCGGGCTGCAGGTCGCCAAAATACCGTGTGGGTGAAGCCAAAAT
Above is a window of Camelus dromedarius isolate mCamDro1 chromosome 26, mCamDro1.pat, whole genome shotgun sequence DNA encoding:
- the LOC105101458 gene encoding CPX chromosomal region candidate gene 1 protein-like — translated: MASPTKEGSDPADSALKILENGAPNDCSTDIEPSFADSIMISQVESHPASREQDTPTCQGHAVPQAAENNKLSVEKLQKDSQKEGVKRGSLFIQIPTPRKWILLIYPLTKGARLGSGEVEVETSDFCHHAVNYRVSLQFSISWRIPFINSHEIRMALRLLCRRHFWRAAGRQNTVWVKPKYTAFLPHPNVLTHGERTTIFGRPLNSYHCCPLAESLTSGKFSESTDAKGKDGVHILGSRALVALSVHRQTAVVEQLLPEIRVASALCHPWPPPPDPGSALGLGHVCISRSCLFPIMATPDPVPCSDVK